From the Micromonospora echinospora genome, the window CCGGTGCACAGCGCGACGGCCGCCGGCGCGTTCGCCGCCACCGTCACCGGGCGACGCGGCTTCCGGCTGGTCGGGGTGATGGCGTACGAGGCACAGATCGCCGGGCTGGGCGACGCCCCGCCGGGGCAGGCGCTGCGGGGCACCGCGATCCGGGCGGTGCAGCGCCGGTCGTACCGGGAGCTGCTGGCCCGCCGCGGCGCGGCGGTGAACGCCGTACGGCAACACGCCGACTTGGAGTTCGTCAACGGTGGCGGCACCGGCAGCCTCGCCGCGACCAGCGCCGACCCGGCGGTCACCGAGGTCACCGCCGGATCCGGGCTGTACGGGCCGACGCTCTTCGACGCGTACCGCGCCTGGCGGCCCACCCCGGCGGCGTTCTTCGCCTGCGCGGTGGTCCGCCGCCCCGCCCCCGGGGTGGCCACGGTGCTCGGCGGCGGGTGGGTGGCCTCCGGTCCCGCCGAGCGCAGCCGCCTCCCCCAACCCTGGTTGCCGGCCGGGTTGCGGCTGGTCGGCACCGAGGGCGCGGGCGAGGTGCAGACCCCGCTGACCGGCGCGGCGGCCGACCGGCTCCGGGTGGGTGACCGGGTCTGGTTCCGCCACGCCAAGGCCGGCGAGGTCTGCGAACGGGTGAACGAGCTGCACCTGGTGGACGGGGACACCGTGGTCGAGGCCGTCCCCACCTACCGGGGTGCGGGATGGGCGTTCCTGTGACCGGGCGGACGTCACCCGGCGTCGGCGGTCACCGCGGCGGCCGGGGAGCCGGTCGGCTCGTCGCCGTCCGTCCCGGCGCTGCCGTTCCCCTCCGCGCCGCCCACCTCGCCGGCCCCCTCGGGGGCCTTGACCTGGCGGTGCAGGTACTCCCGGATCAGCGCCTTCGCCTCGTCCAGCACCCGCTCGTCCCCTTCCGGCTGACGGCGGAACGCAAGCTTGATCAACGAGTCGGCCGCCTCGACGGCGATCTCCAGGATGAAGCGGAGTCGGGGCCCGTCGGTCAGGCCGAACCGCTCGGTCAGCACCCGGGCCAACTGGTCGGCGATCACGCCGTTGTTGTCCCGTTGCTCGTCGAGCAGGTGCAGGTCGACCACGTCGCCGAAGTGCAGGGTACGGAAACCGGGAACGGTGCGGTGCATGGTGATGTACTCGTCGATCGCCGCGTCGACACCGTCCCACCAGTCGGTCAGGTCGTCCGAGGCGAACCGCGCGTCGAGCCGCTGGAGATAGGACTCCATCGTGCGCAGGGTCAACGCCTGCACGATCGCCCGCTTGTCCGGGAAGAACTGGTAGACCGACCCGATCGCGACCTCGGCCCGTTCGGCGAGGAGCGTGGTGGTCAACCCTTCGTACCCCACCTCGTCGACGAGCTCGGCGCAGGCGTCCAGCATCCGCTGAACCCGCGCGACACTTCGCCCCTGCACCGGTACCCGACGCAGCGGACCGGTCGTGGCGGCTGGTGTGGACACTCGACGCCACCCCCCTTCGACGGATGAACATTTCTGCACGTCACGGAAGCGTGACGCTACCGGTACTAACGAGCCGGCCGGCAATGTGGTGTTTACCAGGCACAACGTTCTGATGGTTCCCTGGCGCACGGAGGCGCACATGACGCGGACGATTCCTGCCGGCACCGCCTGGACGAACTGGGCGGGTAACCAGCGCAGCGTCGCCGGGGCAGTGCCCCGACCACGCGACACCGGCGAGGTCGCCGAGGCGGTACGGGCCGCCGCCGAGGCGGGCGCACGGATCAGGCCGGTGGGCAGCGGCCACTCCTTCACCGCCATCGCCGCCACCGACGGTCACCGGCTGGAACTGGCCGACCTGACCGAGCCGGTCCGGGTGGACCGGGAGCGTCGGCTGGTCAGCGTACCCGCCGGGATGACCCTGCGGACGCTCAACGACCTGCTCGCCGGGCACGGCCTGGCCATGCCCAACCTGGGCGACATCGACGCGCAGACCATCGCCGGGGCGATCTCCACCGGCACCCACGGCACCGGCGCGCGACTCGGTTGCCTGGCCACCGCCGTCGAGGCGCTGACCCTGGTCACCGGCACCGGGGAGGTGCTGCGCTGCTCCGCCGACACGCACCCCGAGGTCTTCGCCGCCGCCCGGGTCGGCCTCGGCGCGCTCGGCGTGCTGACCGAGGTGACGTTGCGCTGCGTGGACGCCTTCACGCTGCTCGCCCACGAACGCCCGGCGCGGCTGGCCGACGTGCTGACCGACCTGCCCGCTCTGGTCGACGGGCACGACCACGTCGAGTTCTACTGGTTCCCGTACACCGACCGGGTGCAGGTCAAGACCAACGACCGGGTGGCCGTCGACGACCGGCCGCTGCCGGGGTGGCGGGGCTGGCTGGACGACGAGTTCCTGGCGAACACCGTCTTCGAGCGGGCCTGCCGGCTGGGCCGGGCGTCGCCCCGACTGGTGCCGACGATCAGCGCGGTCAGCGCGCGGGCACTGACCGAACGGCGGTACACCGGCCGGTCCGACCGGATCTTCTGCACCCCGCGCCGGGTCCGCTTCGTGGAGATGGAGTACGCCCTGCCCCGCGCCGCGCTGGGCGAGGCGCTCGACGCGCTGCGCCGGATCGTCGACGGGCTGCCGTTCCCGGTACTTTTCCCGGCCGAGGTGCGGTTCACCGCGCCGGACGACATCTGGCTGTCCCACGGGTACGGGCGGGAGTCCGCGTACATCGCCGTGCACCAGTACGTCGGCATGCCGTACGAGCCGTACTTCCGGGCGTTCGAGGAGGTGGCCCGGGGCCTGGCCGGACGTCCACACTGGGGCAAACTGCACTACCGCGACGCCGGGTCGCTCGCCCCCGCCTACCCGCGCTTCGCGGACTTCCAGGCCCTCCGGGACACCCTCGACCCCGCCCGCGTCTTCACCAACCCCTACCTGACCCGCGTCCTCGGCTCCTGACCGTCCCGGTGGGGCTCCTGACCAACCCGATCGTGGTGGCGAGAGGCCCGCAGAAGGGCCGTTCGCCACCACGATCCGGCGCTACTCCGCTTCCGCCGCCGCCTTGCGGGGCGTGGCCTTCTTCGCCGGGGCCTTCTTGGCGGCGGTGGCCTTCGCGGCGGACGTGGCCTTCGCCGCGCCGGCCTTGGCGGACGTGCTCTTCGTGGCGGTGGTCTTCTTGGCCGCCGTGGTCTTCTTCGCCGGGGCCTTCTTCGCCCCGGCGGTTTTCCGCGCGGTCTTCTTCGGCGCCGGCCCCTTCGCCCGCTTCTCGGCGAGCATCTCGGAGGCTTCCTCGATGCTCAACGCCTCCGGCGTCTGTCCACGTCGCAGGGACGCGTTGGTCTCGCCGTCGGTGACGTACGGGCCGAACCGGCCGTCCTTGATCACCAGCGGCTTCTCGGTCAGCGGGTCGACGCCCATCTCGCGCAGCGGCGGCGCGGCGGCCCGCCGCTGGCGGTTCTTGGGGGCGGCGAGCAGGGCCAACGCCTCGTCCAGCGTGACCGTGAACATCTTCTCCTCGGAGTCCAGCGACCGGAACTCCTCGCCCTGCTTGACGTACGGGCCGTAGCGGCCGTTGTTGGCGAAGACCTCGACGCCGTCCGGGGCGACGCCGACCAGTCGGGGCAGGCTGAGCAGCTTCAGCGCCTCGTCGAAGGTGAGCGTGTCCGGCGACTGCGAGCGCAGCAGCGAGGACTTGCGCTCCCCGCTGGCCACGTACGGGCCGAACCGGCCGGACTTCAGCAGGATCGGTTCACCGGTCGCCGGGTCGTCGCCGAGCTTGCGCTCACCGCCGCCGCCGAGGAACAGCTCGTGCACCTTCTCCGGGGTCAGCTCGTCGGGGGCCAGCCCCTCCGGGATCGGCGCCCGGTCGCCGGGGGTGCCGCCCTCCTCGCCCTCGGCGTGCGCCACCGGGGCTTCCCCGGGCACCGCCCGCTGGAGGTACGGCCCGTACTTGCCGACCCGGACGACCACCTCGCGGCCCTCGTCGTCGGTGAACAACGGGATCGAGTTGACGCTGCGTGCGTCGATCTCGGTGAGGTTCTCGGTGACCAGCTTCTTCAGCCCGCCGGAACGGGCGATGTCCTGGTCACCGGCACCGTTGGCGCTGCCGAAGTAGAACGCGGTCAGGAAGTCGACGGCGGCGTGGTCGCCACCGGCGATCTCGTCCAGCTCGTTCTCCATGCTGGCGGTGAAGTCGTAGTCGATGAGGCGCGGGTAGTGCCGCTCCATCAGCCCGATCACCGCGAACGCCAGGAACGACGGGATCATCGCCTGGCCGCGCTTGACGACGTACCCACGGTCCTGGATGGTCTGCATGATCGACGCGTACGTCGACGGCCGGCCGATGCCCAGCTCCTCCAGGGCCTTGACCAGCGACGCCTCGGTGTAGCGCGACGGCGGCTGGGTGTGGTGCTCCTGGGCGGCCAGTTCGTCGGCGGTGAGCGGCTGGCCCTTCACCAGGTTGGGCAGCCGGCGCTCGGCGTCCTCGGCCTCGGCGTTCTCGTCGTCGCTGGACTCGACGTACGCCCGCAGGAAGCCCGGATCGGTGATGGTCTTGCCGGTGGCGCCGAAGTCGGCTTCCTCCTGGGCGCTGGAGACCGCGCGGATCCGCACCGAGACGCTGGAGCCGACCGCGTCGGTCATCTGCGAGGCGATGGTGCGCCGCCAGATGAGCTCGTAGAGCCGGTACTCCTCGGTGGACAGCTCGTTGCGCACGTCGCCCGGGGTGCGGAAGTTGTCCCCGGCGGGACGGATCGCCTCGTGCGCCTCCTGCGCGTTCTTCACCTTGCCGGTGTAGCGGCGCGGCTCCGGCGGCACGCTGCGCTCGCCGTACAGCTCGACGATCTGCCGGCGGGCCGCCGCGATGGCGGTCTCCGACAGGTTCACCGAGTCGGTACGCATGTAGGTGATGTAGCCGTTCTCGTAGAGCCGCTGCGCGGTGCGCATCGTCTGCTGCGACGAGAAGCGCAGCTTGCGGGCCGCCTCCTGCTGGAGTGTGGAGGTGATGAACGGCGCGTACGGGCGACGGCGGTAGGGCTTCTCCTCGACCCGGGTGACGGCGAACGGCCGCCCCTGAAGGCGGGCGGCGAGCCCCCGTGCCCCACCGGCGTCGAGATGCACCACGCCCGCGCCCGGCCGGACCCGGCCGGTGGTCGGCTCGAAGTCCTTGCCACTGGCGATCCGGTCGCCGTTCAGCGCGATCAGGGTGGCGGAGAAGGTGCGCGGCCCCTCGCCCGGCTCGGCCACCGCGAGAGTGGCGAGGATGTCCCAGTACTCGGCGCTGCGGAAGGCCATCCGCTGCCGCTCGCGCTCCACCACGATCCGGGTGGCCACCGACTGGACCCGGCCCGCCGAGAGCTTCGGCATGACCTTCTTCCAGAGCACCGGGGAGACCTCGTAGCCGTAGAGCCGGTCGAGGATCCGCCGGGCCTCCTGGGCGTCGACCAGGGCGCGGTCGATCTCACGCGGGTTCGCCACCGCCGCCTGGATCGCCGGCTTGGTGATCTCGTGGAAGACCATCCGCTTGACCGGCACCTTGGGCTTGAGCGTCTCCACCAGGTGCCAGGCGATGGCCTCGCCCTCGCGGTCCTCGTCGGTGGCGAGGAGGATCTCGTCGACCTCCTTGGCCAGCCGGGTCAGCTTGGTGATCTGCTGCTTACGGTCGGCGGAGACCACGTAGAGGGCGTGGAAGCCGTTGTCGACGTCCACCCCGAGCCGGGCCCAGGGCTCGCCCTTGTACTTCGCCGGCACGTCGGCGGCGTTGCGTGGCAGGTCGCGGACATGCCCGAAGCTGGCCTCCACGACGTATCCCGGGCCGAGGTAGCCCGAGATCGTCTTGGCCTTCGCCGGTGACTCGACGATGACCAGACGGGTGGTCCTGGCGTTGCTCGGCACGTCTCCTGCGACCTCACTCCTGCTCGTGGCCGACCGCCTCCGGGCGGCGCCGCCGTACTACCGGGCCGCCGACGGTCCGGATGTCCAACGTAACGCGCTGCCCGCGTTCGGGGTTTCGTGGGCGGCGAAGCCACCCGACAGCGGCGGTCGCCCCCCGACGCGGCGCGGACGCATGTGCCGGACGGCGTCACCGTACACCGCGGATCCGCCCTCGGGCGGGCCACTGTGTCGAACGTCGGCCCGGGACCGACACCGTGGGGGATCACCCGGGGAGGCCGTCCGACCACCCGCTGTCCCCTACCCGACAGCAGGCCAGGCCATGCGTGGGACGCCGAGGCAAGATCGTTCGGATGGCGCGGCGGGCGGCCACACCCGGTCCGGTTCGCACTTTCTGCGGGCGAGTCGCTACTTACAGTCACCGACACTAGGCCGGACCGGACGGCCATCCGGTCACCGGTGCGGCCACCGGTCGGTCACCGACCAGCTCGGCCAGCCGGGCCAGACGCCGCCGCCCGCTGATCCGGTAGGCCGGCCCCTCCGCTCCGGCGTCGAGGAACGTCGAGGGGAGTCCGACGGCGGCCAGCGCCCGACCGACGGTCTCCCAGCAGGGCTCGTCGGCCGGGCCGAGGTGCAGCCGGAAGCCGGACGGTTCGGCGACCCCCGCCGCGGCCACCCAGAGCCGGAGCCGGCGGCCGTTGAGATGGAAGGTGGCGGGAGGCCGCTTGCGCACCGGATCCTCGGCAGCGGCCGGTGGACCCGCCACGCGGCCGTCCCCGTCCGGTCGCCCGCCTGCACCGTCGTCCCCGTCCGGTCCACTGCCCGCCCGGTCGGCCCCGTCCGGTCGCCCGCCTGTTCGACCGTCCCCGTCGGGTCCACTGCCCGCCCGGTCGGCCGCGTCCGGTCGCCCGCCTGCACCGTCGTCCCCGTCCGCCGTCGCGGCACGGGACGCCGGGGTGCCCGGCGGCGGCCCGTCGGGCACCGGGCCGTCGGAGAGCCAGGACGCCGCGAGCGGGGCCAGGGCGCTGGTGTACGAGGTGCGAACCCGGTGCCCGTCCCCGGTCGCCTCCCAGCTCGCGTTCAGTCCACGCCGGGCCAGCTCGGCGACGAGCACGTGCACCCGCCAGGCGACGTCCACCACGACCGACAGCCGGGCGGTGCCGCCCATCCGGACGATCTGGGCCGGCCCGGCGAGCAGTCCGGCCAGGTCGGCGGGGGACGGGTCGGCCGCCTCCGTACCGAACAGGGAGAGCTGCCGGACCGGACCGGGACCGGTCGGCGCGTCGGATGGCGGCGTCAGCGACACTCCGGGACCTCGTCGAAGGCCTGTTTGAGTTCTTCCGAGTTGAGCTTGCTGGTGTCCAGCGCGCTCGCGTCGTACTCCTTGTTGAGGGTGTCCACGGCGGCCCGTACCCCGTCGTAGAACGCGGCCGGCTGGCCGGTGCCCAGCCCCGCGATGGTGCTCCGCGCCCGGCCGTAGGCGTCCCGGACCTTCGCCAGCGAGTCGAGGAAACCGGCCGAGACCTGCTCGCCGTGCTCGGTGTCCGGCACGCCGGCCGCCTCGACCGCACGGCGGGCGGTCTCGCTGGCCTCCTCGGCCCCGGCGAAGAGCCGGACCAGGTTCTCCCTGGCCTGCGCGGGGGTGGTCTGCGCGGTCATCTGCTGCTGGGTGCTGCTGGTGAGTTTGTTGATCTCGATACGCCAGGGGGTGAGGGCCTCGCAGACCGTCGCGGCCCAGACCCGGGGCGTCGGACCGGCACCGCACGCACCGGCCACGAGGACGATCGTGGCCAGGACCACCGTGAGCTTTCCGGCGGTCGCCGCCCGGCACGTACGCATGCGTTGCAGCGTACGGCCTCCGTCGTGATGCGCCACCCACCCGTCGATGCCGACCCGGGGTCGACCCGTCCGGGCCGCCCGAGGGCGGACCCGCTCCGGTCACCCGGCCGACGGGGCCGCCGGGTCCGGTGATCGACGGACCGTCGTAGCTCCGGTCATCGACGACCACCGGGGTCCCGGACATCGACGGAACCGCCCGGTCCCCCGGCCGGCGGCGTGCCGACCGGGGAACCGGGGCGCGACTCAGGCGCGGACCGGCTCCGAGCGCTGGTCCGGGCTGCCGGACGCGGTGCCGCCCGAGCCGCCGTCGGCGTCGGACATCGTCACGCCCTTGCGCTTGCTGAGCAGCACCGCCGCGACGATGACCAGCGTCGCCACGACCGCGATGGTCACCCGCAGCGGGGTGTTCCGGTCGTCGCCGATGCTCCAGGCCACCACGGCCGGGGCGATCAGCAGCGAGACCAGGTTCATCACCTTGATCAACGGGTTGATCGCCGGGCCGGCGGTGTCCTTGAACGGGTCACCGACGGTGTCGCCGATCACGGTGGCGGCGTGCGACTCGGAGCCCTTGCCGCCGAACGCGCCGTCCTCGACCATCTTCTTGGCGTTGTCCCAGGCGCCGCCGGAGTTCGACAGGAAGACCGCCATCAGCGTGCCGGCGCCGATCGCCCCGGCCAGGTACGACGCGAGCGCGCCCGGCCCGAGGCCGAACCCGACCGCGATCGGGGCCATGATGGCGAGCAGGCCGGGGGTCATCAGCTCGCGCTGCGCGTCCCGGGTGCAGATGTCGACGACCTTGCCGTACTCCGGGCGCTGGGTGCGGTCCATGATCCCGGGCAGCTCGCGGAACTGCCGGCGGACCTCCATCACCACCGCGCCGGCCGACCGGGAGACGGCGTTGATGGCCAGACCGGAGAAGAGGAAGACCACCGCCGCGCCGATGATCAGGCCGACCAGGTTGCGCGGGTTGGCGACGTTGAGCGCGTTCAGGATCTCCGCGCCGACGTCGCCCACCCCCGCGTCGGAGTACGCGGTGCGCAGCGTGTCGGTGTACGAACCGAACAGCGCGGTGGCGGCGAGCACCGCCGTGGCGATGGCGATGCCCTTGGTGATCGCCTTGGTGGTGTTGCCGACCGCGTCCAGTTCGGTGAGGATGCGCGCGCCGTGCTCGTCGATGTCACCGGACATCTCGGCCACGCCCTGAGCGTTGTCCGAGATCGGGCCGAAGGTGTCCATGGCCACGATGACGCCGACGGTGGTGAGCAGGCCGGTGCCGGCCAGCGCCACCGCGAACAGCGAGAGGGTGATCGAGCTGCCACCGAGCAGGAACGCGCCGAACACGCCGGCCCCGATGAGCAGCGCCGAGTAGACCGCCGACTCCAGGCCGACGCTGATGCCGGCGAGGATGACGGTGGCCGGGCCGGTCTGCGAGCTGCGGCCGATGTCCTGCACCGGGCGCTTGTCGGTCTCGGTGAAGTAGCCGGTCAGCGCCTGGATGGCGGCGGCGAGCACGATACCGATGACCACCGCGCCGATGGCGACCAGACGCGGGTTCTGGTCGGCGTCGGTGAGGCCGCCGTCCAGGTCGGCGAAGCTCGCCGGCAGGTACGCGAAGGCGGCGATCGCCACCAGCACCGCCGAGATCACGGCGGAGAGGTAGAAGGCCCGGTTGATCGCGGTCAGGCCGGAGCGGTCCGAGGCGCGCAGCCGGGTGATGAAGACGCCGATGATCGCGACGAGCACACCGATGGTGGAGATGATCAGCGGGAAGACCAGCCCCTCCTCGCCGAACGCGGCCCGGCCGAGGATCAGCGCGGCGACCAGGGTGACCGCGTACGACTCGAACAGGTCGGCGGCCATGCCGGCGCAGTCACCGACGTTGTCGCCCACGTTGTCGGCGATGGTGGCCGCGTTGCGCGGGTCGTCCTCGGGGATGCCCTGCTCGACCTTGCCGACCAGGTCCGCGCCGACGTCGGCGGCCTTGGTGAAGATGCCACCGCCGACCCGCATGAACATGGCCAGCAGCGCGGCGCCGAAGCCGAAGCCCTCCAGGACGGTCGGGGCGTCACCCCGGTAGACGAGGACGACCAGCGCCGCGCCGAAGAGGCCGAGGCCGACGGTGAGGAAGCCGACCACGCCACCGGTGCGGAAGGCGATCTTCATCGCCGCCTCGCGACCGCCCTGCCGCTCCCGGGCCGCGGCGGCGACCCGCAGGTTGGCGCGGGTGGCCAGCCACATCCCGGCCCCGCCGATGAAGGCGCTGAACGCCGCGCCCACGACGAAGAAGGCCGACCGGCCGATCTTCACCATGGTCTCGCTGCCGTCGGTGTCGTGCACCGGCAGCAGGAAGAGCAGTACGACGGCGACGACCACGAACACCGCGAGTGTCCTGAACTGCCGGAGCAGATAGGCCGAGGCGCCCTCCTGGACCGCCCCGGAGATCTCCTGCATGTTGGTGGTGCCCTTACCGGCTGCCAGTACCGCCTTGGTCAAGGCGGCGGCGAAGACGAGCGCCACCAGCGCGATGACCGCGGCGATGACGACGTACGACACGTTGGCGCCGGTAAGGGAGAGCTCGCCGCCGTCGGCGGCCAAGATCCCGGACATCTGTGTCCTCCTGTACCGAACACTCGCGCCGGCCGATGGGACGTACCGACCGGACGCCTGGATGCGGACTCGCAAGCGGAGCCAGCCCACCACCGGGACGCGGACAGCGAAGATCAGCTATAGCCGCTGGTGACGGGCGGGACACTTGCTGACAACTCGCGTACTGTAGCCCCATCCAGTGTCGGAGGTCACACCGAGGG encodes:
- a CDS encoding amino acid deaminase/aldolase, whose amino-acid sequence is MAIERDLLRDRLDRATAHLDPPFAVVDLAALDTNAAALVDLAAGKPVRVASKSVRSHDLLTRVLRRPGWRGVLAFTLPEAIRLVRAEVSDDVVVAYPTADRAALAELAGDPELAAAVTLMVDDPAQLDLVDAVRAPGQRPDLRVCLDLDASWRPLRGRVHVGVRRSPVHSATAAGAFAATVTGRRGFRLVGVMAYEAQIAGLGDAPPGQALRGTAIRAVQRRSYRELLARRGAAVNAVRQHADLEFVNGGGTGSLAATSADPAVTEVTAGSGLYGPTLFDAYRAWRPTPAAFFACAVVRRPAPGVATVLGGGWVASGPAERSRLPQPWLPAGLRLVGTEGAGEVQTPLTGAAADRLRVGDRVWFRHAKAGEVCERVNELHLVDGDTVVEAVPTYRGAGWAFL
- a CDS encoding TetR family transcriptional regulator, whose translation is MLDACAELVDEVGYEGLTTTLLAERAEVAIGSVYQFFPDKRAIVQALTLRTMESYLQRLDARFASDDLTDWWDGVDAAIDEYITMHRTVPGFRTLHFGDVVDLHLLDEQRDNNGVIADQLARVLTERFGLTDGPRLRFILEIAVEAADSLIKLAFRRQPEGDERVLDEAKALIREYLHRQVKAPEGAGEVGGAEGNGSAGTDGDEPTGSPAAAVTADAG
- a CDS encoding D-arabinono-1,4-lactone oxidase produces the protein MTRTIPAGTAWTNWAGNQRSVAGAVPRPRDTGEVAEAVRAAAEAGARIRPVGSGHSFTAIAATDGHRLELADLTEPVRVDRERRLVSVPAGMTLRTLNDLLAGHGLAMPNLGDIDAQTIAGAISTGTHGTGARLGCLATAVEALTLVTGTGEVLRCSADTHPEVFAAARVGLGALGVLTEVTLRCVDAFTLLAHERPARLADVLTDLPALVDGHDHVEFYWFPYTDRVQVKTNDRVAVDDRPLPGWRGWLDDEFLANTVFERACRLGRASPRLVPTISAVSARALTERRYTGRSDRIFCTPRRVRFVEMEYALPRAALGEALDALRRIVDGLPFPVLFPAEVRFTAPDDIWLSHGYGRESAYIAVHQYVGMPYEPYFRAFEEVARGLAGRPHWGKLHYRDAGSLAPAYPRFADFQALRDTLDPARVFTNPYLTRVLGS
- the topA gene encoding type I DNA topoisomerase, whose protein sequence is MPSNARTTRLVIVESPAKAKTISGYLGPGYVVEASFGHVRDLPRNAADVPAKYKGEPWARLGVDVDNGFHALYVVSADRKQQITKLTRLAKEVDEILLATDEDREGEAIAWHLVETLKPKVPVKRMVFHEITKPAIQAAVANPREIDRALVDAQEARRILDRLYGYEVSPVLWKKVMPKLSAGRVQSVATRIVVERERQRMAFRSAEYWDILATLAVAEPGEGPRTFSATLIALNGDRIASGKDFEPTTGRVRPGAGVVHLDAGGARGLAARLQGRPFAVTRVEEKPYRRRPYAPFITSTLQQEAARKLRFSSQQTMRTAQRLYENGYITYMRTDSVNLSETAIAAARRQIVELYGERSVPPEPRRYTGKVKNAQEAHEAIRPAGDNFRTPGDVRNELSTEEYRLYELIWRRTIASQMTDAVGSSVSVRIRAVSSAQEEADFGATGKTITDPGFLRAYVESSDDENAEAEDAERRLPNLVKGQPLTADELAAQEHHTQPPSRYTEASLVKALEELGIGRPSTYASIMQTIQDRGYVVKRGQAMIPSFLAFAVIGLMERHYPRLIDYDFTASMENELDEIAGGDHAAVDFLTAFYFGSANGAGDQDIARSGGLKKLVTENLTEIDARSVNSIPLFTDDEGREVVVRVGKYGPYLQRAVPGEAPVAHAEGEEGGTPGDRAPIPEGLAPDELTPEKVHELFLGGGGERKLGDDPATGEPILLKSGRFGPYVASGERKSSLLRSQSPDTLTFDEALKLLSLPRLVGVAPDGVEVFANNGRYGPYVKQGEEFRSLDSEEKMFTVTLDEALALLAAPKNRQRRAAAPPLREMGVDPLTEKPLVIKDGRFGPYVTDGETNASLRRGQTPEALSIEEASEMLAEKRAKGPAPKKTARKTAGAKKAPAKKTTAAKKTTATKSTSAKAGAAKATSAAKATAAKKAPAKKATPRKAAAEAE
- a CDS encoding sodium-translocating pyrophosphatase encodes the protein MSGILAADGGELSLTGANVSYVVIAAVIALVALVFAAALTKAVLAAGKGTTNMQEISGAVQEGASAYLLRQFRTLAVFVVVAVVLLFLLPVHDTDGSETMVKIGRSAFFVVGAAFSAFIGGAGMWLATRANLRVAAAARERQGGREAAMKIAFRTGGVVGFLTVGLGLFGAALVVLVYRGDAPTVLEGFGFGAALLAMFMRVGGGIFTKAADVGADLVGKVEQGIPEDDPRNAATIADNVGDNVGDCAGMAADLFESYAVTLVAALILGRAAFGEEGLVFPLIISTIGVLVAIIGVFITRLRASDRSGLTAINRAFYLSAVISAVLVAIAAFAYLPASFADLDGGLTDADQNPRLVAIGAVVIGIVLAAAIQALTGYFTETDKRPVQDIGRSSQTGPATVILAGISVGLESAVYSALLIGAGVFGAFLLGGSSITLSLFAVALAGTGLLTTVGVIVAMDTFGPISDNAQGVAEMSGDIDEHGARILTELDAVGNTTKAITKGIAIATAVLAATALFGSYTDTLRTAYSDAGVGDVGAEILNALNVANPRNLVGLIIGAAVVFLFSGLAINAVSRSAGAVVMEVRRQFRELPGIMDRTQRPEYGKVVDICTRDAQRELMTPGLLAIMAPIAVGFGLGPGALASYLAGAIGAGTLMAVFLSNSGGAWDNAKKMVEDGAFGGKGSESHAATVIGDTVGDPFKDTAGPAINPLIKVMNLVSLLIAPAVVAWSIGDDRNTPLRVTIAVVATLVIVAAVLLSKRKGVTMSDADGGSGGTASGSPDQRSEPVRA